From Arachis stenosperma cultivar V10309 chromosome 2, arast.V10309.gnm1.PFL2, whole genome shotgun sequence, one genomic window encodes:
- the LOC130963083 gene encoding protein FAR1-RELATED SEQUENCE 1-like yields MWVPIFFKGQFWASIRSTQRSEGMHSFFDGYLNCKTSLVQFVHEFDNVLRTKEQKELEDDATDSRGLIPCSTRSAIERRFQKEYTNEMFKDVQTEFGKKADCTICAVDEQGNSARIKMEEKILVYETNRYVTFDVHFDRSTHEVRCNCNLFESAVNEVPSCYVLPRWSKNIKRKHTYIKSSHDVRRSNESHNIFRELCAHFYNVAQEFVDCDNEADMLHNVLEDARAKLEDYRGKMRNNTVATAHNSIIIGSSIVFGTEDIQALSKVTIKGRPKGTRLGYELDKSIRKSMQRKRKSVRKEFVDCDNEADMLHNVLEDARAKLVDYRGKMRNNTVATAHNSIIIGSSIVFGTEDIQALSKVTTKGRPKGKRLGYELDKSIRKSMQRKRKSVRKVCIGIKVKLHFYNGFYYVDSGLVLIELVYFKIIV; encoded by the exons ATGTGGGTGCCTATCTTTTTCAAGGGTCAATTCTGGGCTTCCATAAGGAGTACACAGAGGAGTGAGGGTATGCATTCATTCTTTGATGGATACTTAAATTGTAAGACTAGTTTGGTCCAGTTCGTCCATGAGTTCGACAATGTCCTAAGAACGAAAGAGCAGAAGGAACTGGAGGACGATGCTACAGACTCGAGAGGTCTAATTCCATGTTCAACTAGATCAGCCATCGAGAGACGATTTCAAAAAGAGTATACCAACGAGATGTTTAAGGATGTCCAAACCGAGTTTGGCAAGAAGGCTGATTGCACTATTTGTGCCGTGGATGAACAGGGCAACTCCGCTAGGATAAAAATGGAAGAGAAAATACTAGTCTATGAGACGAATCGATATGTTACGTTTGACGTCCATTTTGATCGTTCGACACACGAGGTTCGATGTAATTGCAACTTGTTCGAGAGTGCAG TTAATGAGGTGCCTTCCTGCTATGTTTTACCTCGTTGGAGTAAGAACATAAAGCGCAAGCACACCTACATTAAGAGTAGCCACGACGTTAGACGTTCAAATGAAAGCCACAACATATTCAGAGAGTTATGTGCACATTTCTACAATGTTGCACAGGAATTCGTGGACTGTGATAATGAGGCAGACATGCTGCACAATGTTCTGGAGGATGCAAGGGCCAAGCTAGAAGATTACCGTGGCAAGATGCGAAATAACACTGTCGCTACTGCACACAATAGCATCATCATAGGCTCTTCAATCGTTTTCGGCACAGAGGACATTCAGGCCCTATCAAAGGTAACCATTAAGGGTCGTCCAAAAGGCACAAGGTTAGGATATGAGTTGGATAAATCAATCAGAAAATCCATGCAGAGAAAGCGGAAGAGTGTACGCAAG GAATTCGTGGACTGTGATAATGAGGCAGACATGCTGCACAATGTTCTGGAAGATGCAAGGGCCAAGCTAGTAGATTACCGTGGCAAGATGCGAAATAACACTGTCGCTACTGCACACAATAGCATCATCATAGGCTCTTCAATCGTTTTCGGCACAGAGGACATTCAGGCCCTATCAAAGGTAACCACTAAGGGTCGTCCAAAAGGCAAAAGGTTAGGATATGAGTTGGATAAATCAATCAGAAAATCCATGCAGAGAAAGCGGAAGAGTGTACGCAAGGTATGTATAGGAATTAAAGTTAAACTTCACTTTTACAATGGTTTTTATTACGTCGATAGTGGGTTGGTTTTGATTGAGCTTGTTTATTTCAAGATAATCGTGTAG
- the LOC130960399 gene encoding cytochrome P450 93A3-like, with protein MADFCTYSLLLLIWVASTLFLRVIFSKHGINNGSRNLPRSPIALPIIGHLYLLRKLPHQSFHKISTRYGPLVYLLFGSKACVLVSSPEMARQCLKTHETCFLNRPKRTNLDYITYGSSDFVLAPYGPYWRFMKKLCMTELLGGRILQQHLPIRAQEIRLFLTGMMKKAEMREEVNVGSELAMVANNIITRMALRRRCCDVGGEGHQLIELVKEMTELGGKFNLGDMFWFVKMFDLQGFGKRLESVRSRYDAIMERIMKEHQDARWNRKTIIGDEAVKDLLDVLLHIYADQSSEIRLTRENIKAFIMNMIGAGTETSAVTIEWALSELINHPEIMSKAREEIDSIVGKNRLVEESDIENLPYLQSVVKETMRLHPTGPLIVRQSTEDCNVNGYHIPSKTTVFVNVWSIGRDPSYWKDPLEFMPERFMNEEGESELDLKGQNFELLSFGAGRRSCPGAALALSVVHTTLAAMIQCFEWKGNNGIVDMEEGPGMALPRAHPLLCIPVVRLCPFEETRFSFD; from the exons ATGGCTGATTTTTGTACCTATTCCCTATTACTTCTCATTTGGGTAGCCTCAACCTTGTTTCTAAGAGTAATCTTCAGCAAACATGGCATAAATAACGGGTCACGAAACCTTCCACGAAGCCCTATAGCCCTTCCAATCATAGGACATCTCTACCTTCTAAGGAAGCTTCCTCACCAATCATTTCATAAGATCTCGACACGTTATGGCCCTTTGGTTTATCTCTTGTTTGGTTCAAAGGCTTGTGTCCTTGTTTCTTCACCTGAAATGGCGAGGCAATGCCTCAAAACCCATGAAACATGCTTCTTGAACCGACCTAAGAGGACCAACCTTGATTACATCACATATGGTTCCTCGGATTTTGTTTTGGCACCTTATGGACCTTATTGGAGGTTCATGAAAAAGCTTTGTATGACTGAACTCCTTGGTGGCCGTATACTCCAACAGCACCTTCCCATTAGAGCTCAGGAAATAAGGCTATTCTTGACAG GTATGATGAAAAAGGCAGAGATGAGAGAAGAGGTGAATGTTGGGTCAGAGCTAgctatggttgcaaacaacatAATCACAAGGATGGCTTTGAGAAGGAGGTGTTGTGATGTTGGAGGTGAAGGCCACCAACTCATTGAGCTTGTGAAGGAGATGACTGAGCTTGGTGGCAAGTTCAACTTGGGAGACATGTTCTGGTTTGTGAAGATGTTTGATTTGCAAGGGTTTGGAAAGAGGCTTGAGAGTGTTAGGAGTAGGTATGATGCTATAATGGAGAGGATCATGAAGGAGCATCAAGATGCAAGATGGAATAGAAAGACTATTATTGGAGATGAAGCAGTGAAGGATTTGCTTGATGTTTTGCTTCATATCTATGCTGATCAAAGTTCTGAGATTAGATTAACAAGAGAAAATATTAAAGCCTTCATTATG AACATGATTGGTGCTGGAACAGAGACATCGGCAGTTACAATAGAATGGGCATTATCTGAGTTAATAAACCACCCAGAAATAATGTCAAAGGCAAGAGAAGAAATCGATTCAATAGTTGGTAAGAACAGATTGGTAGAGGAATCAGATATTGAAAATCTTCCCTATCTTCAATCCGTAGTAAAAGAAACAATGAGGCTTCACCCAACTGGACCCTTAATTGTGAGACAATCAACTGAAGATTGCAACGTTAATGGATACCATATTCCATCAAAAACCACTGTGTTTGTGAATGTTTGGAGTATTGGGAGGGACCCAAGTTACTGGAAGGACCCACTTGAGTTCATGCCAGAGAGGTTCATGAATGAAGAGGGAGAGAGTGAGTTGGATTTGAAGGGACAGAATTTTGAGTTGTTGTCGTTTGGTGCTGGGAGAAGGAGTTGTCCTGGTGCTGCATTGGCTTTGAGTGTTGTTCATACAACGTTGGCTGCTATGATTCAGTGCTTTGAATGGAAGGGTAATAATGGGATTGTTGATATGGAGGAAGGGCCTGGAATGGCACTTCCTAGGGCACATCCCTTGTTGTGTATTCCTGTGGTTAGACTCTGTCCTTTTGAGGAGACTCGGTTTTCATTTGATTAG
- the LOC130963082 gene encoding protein FAR1-RELATED SEQUENCE 5-like: protein MNHVKSSKEDEAIECTEITELEYDDTELVDELPDHSCLADDEIPRVRMRFEHLKLAQDFYATYAKKVGFISKIRATNFDRMTKQPINQSIYCNREGFRESRVKAPTQKNTMAGVGCRVRIYAKFDRKKHDWVLLKVELNHSHLCSTRKAVHYHENRELTMHVKCTIEVNDETGIRPNKTFLALANEVGGPSNLGFSEKDVRNYISSRLRSTNVNADVKEMLNYFMRIKELNSNYFYAVNINEDNKFTSTVWVDARCRASYEYYGEVISFDTTYSTNR, encoded by the exons ATGAACCATGTGAAAAGTTCTAAAGAAGATGAA GCCATAGAATGTACGGAAATTACTGAGTTGGAATATGATGACACAGAACTTGTTGATGAG TTACCAGACCATAGTTGCCTTGCTGACGATGAAATACCAAGAGTTAGGATGCGGTTTGAGCATTTGAAGTTGGCCCAGGATTTTTATGCGACCTATGCAAAAAAAGTTGGTTTCATAAGTAAGATAAGGGCCACAAATTTTGATAGGATGACAAAGCAACCGATCAACCAATCTATCTATTGCAATCGGGAGGGTTTCCGGGAGTCTCGTGTCAAGGCACCCACACAGAAGAACACAATGGCAGGTGTGGGATGCAGAGTAAGAATATATGCAAAGTTTGATAGGAAAAAGCATGATTGGGTCTTGTTGAAGGTTGAACTAAATCACTCACACCTGTGTTCAACTAGGAAGGCGGTGCACTACCACGAGAACAGGGAGTTAACAATGCATGTGAAGTGTACCATTGAGGTTAATGATGAGACGGGCATTCGACCCAACAAGACCTTTCTAGCATTAGCCAATGAGGTTGGTGGGCCTTCGAACTTGGGCTTTTCAGAGAAGGACGTCAGGAATTACATTTCATCAAGACTCCGATCCACAAATGTCAACGCAGATGTCAAGGAGATGCTGAACTACTTCATGCGAATAAAGGAGTTGAATTCGAACTACTTTTACGCAGTGAATATAAATGAGGATAACAAGTTTACGAGTACAGTTTGGGTGGATGCAAGGTGTAGGGCATCTTATGAATACTATGGAGAGGTGATTTCATTTGATACCACATACAGCACGAATCGGTAA